Sequence from the Solea senegalensis isolate Sse05_10M linkage group LG1, IFAPA_SoseM_1, whole genome shotgun sequence genome:
ttcttcttcttctgcgattaattaattacagtcatatttagtatgttatttttgtatttttgataaatgaacacagcaaaatgtaaatgactgcatctgttcaagtttgttaaaacaataaatgactttataaagacacttttttgttatatatcaatcttttgatctgccacaataatgtaataatgtggaGTACTAAAGGACTAATATAATTACCAGGTTTAGCCTCATGAATTATCATTCACTCATATCTTGCACATGGCTTAATTAATACCCAGAGGGACATCTTagatgattaataataataatattaataataataattaacaatgAGGCCAGAGATCACTGAGATGATAtgttttttcactgtgtgtacATTACACTAAGTCATGTCCTGCACACATCGTCAGTCTGGACATCAGAGCCCATATGGACAAACCGTCAGTCACCACCAGCTGGTGGTTTTCTCAAACACTTACTCCTGTCCCTTTCACCCGTCAACAACAATGACCTCTCTAACTCAAGTCGTGTCCTGTTGTCTCTCCATGTGTTGTAGCTCCACCTGATTCACTGGAACAGCACATTGTTCAACACACTGGAGGACGCTCTTGGGAAGAGGAACGGAGTCCTCATCATCGCTCTTTTTGTGCAGGTGATCATGACCTCCTCCTGATGAGCATATTTAAAACTGCACCATCTCACTGTCAAATACAGTGGTTCTCGAACCATTTTACACCAAGAACCACGTGAGAAAATGCTATGGACCTTTCACAGGAgacaataagatcatttgctctctcatcatcctacATCCAacagttacacatttacacagttaaaacacaagcagaaaacaaagattacatgatgaaaaacaagtgcatgttgTAGAGTCAGCCTCAGTCTGTTTGGAAACTGTCTTTCTGCAACAAATTCCATGCAAAAGGTGCAGAACGgacaaaagattaaaaaaaaccaccttTTACCCAATTCAGTAGAGGCATATGGAACAGAAAGCATACTTACTGTCCACAAACTCACACTGTTCAGACAAACTCACAGCACAGAAATGAACAAAGGTCATGCAGTGGAGCTTTAATATCTGTacagacctaaaaaaaaaaaaacacagtcatttatAATTCATATAAAGCGACAAAGCTGTGGAATAAACTCCCCCCAGAACCTTTACTGTCGAGGGATGAGAAAAGATTGTGTGCTTGTCCCCCTTTATGACCtgcggtaaaaaaaaaaacattgactttGTCAGCATGTGTGTGGCCTTTAAGTGTTTTTCCTTCCAGGGATTGTAGGAATTGTTATTCCAAACGAGTAACCAGGTTCATCACAGATTAGCCTCGACCACAGGCACAAGGGAGACACGACCAGTGAAATCTATGGAAACCTTGAGTCTCTGAAAACAGCCAATAACAGAGTCATGAAACCATGAAAGCCAGTCTTTGAATCGAAACGTACGTCAGGagtccaaaaacacagacaagggACGAGGCTGAATAAGACACGAAATCAAGAGTGACGCAAGGAGGGAAAACTGCAGTACTGGAGGAActgaaaacaagaaacaaacaaaccgaCACGCAATACAGAGCAGTGAGGCAATGGCCGAGTCCCAGtttccactctcacactctcagaATCTGTCAGAACTCTCTACACATATTTTCACAAGTCTACATTTCGGACCATTTTGAGATGTAGTTTGAatatttgttgcctcttcatgcatacattacattttattgaccaaattctgtgtatataatgttaattatcacaataatagttattatattatgattACTCACAGCAGGGTTTCTCCATCCTGGACTTGGTGACCCACTGACCTGCAtgttttccctgctccaacacacctgattgaaaTATGTGGACCGTTGTCAGGATTCTGCAGACCGATGGACCcgttctcaatatccatacttgtccGTACATGTCGcaatgtgtttcctctgtgacgagcagctgattggccgagaaaacagcaaaaaaagaactGGACTGTGATATCGGCATTCACGGCGATCAAACAACTCTAATTCAAATACAAGGTTTTTGGTTTTAAGAGccacaatactgtgatttgaagcttgtctcttttacttttactttttgtacagtaaatgtcaggaaCTAAAACTTgtactcaagtaatattctaaaagatgactttaacttctaccaaagtcattttctggtcgcTTTCATGTACTTTCCACAagaatgtaatgttttattgttgtatagTATGACAGTTATTGTCATAACAAGTCCTTCTagggacaaatgtggcaaattAGCATCTGCTAGAAACACTATGGTGCGCGCATTGAACAACTCTTAGCAGTTCTGTCTATGATATTGTATCTGTCCCTATAAAacaaaccataaataaataaacacattaacaaCTTGCAtaattttgataaaaaacaaaaatccctaAAAGAAAGCGTAAAAAACGAAGTATGCCACTGTTCCAAATGAAGAGATTGTACTTGTGTACCAAGTATGCAAGTACATACTTACATACATacgatgacgagctgaccatttgaatcaggtgtgctgaagtaaggaaacatctaaaacatgcccAGGACCAGGATTCAGAAACCCTGACTTATACTTCATTGCTCATGATGTTTATACTCCATCTTTTGAGTATACACAGGTCTTAAGACACCACATACCAGCAAATCTCAGGTCTTTAAGCACCGGTTCAAAAGGGAACCTTAATGTCCAAAAGTGTCTAAAAGACGAAACAAAAAGTAAACCCTTTGACAAACAGCCTTGTTCACTTTTACCACAGAGAGTGCTGGTCCACTGAAAACCTCAGTCTTTAGATTTGTGCTCCTGTGTACTTCCTGTAATGATGCAGCAGATATAAACTGCTGACTTCCTGGAGACAATCGCTGACATCTCTACCTGTGTCAGATCCACTGGTCATATGACATATacgttttttaattttttcgaAACATCAGATTGGTAAGGAGCATCTGGGTCTGAAGGCCATCACTGAAGTCCTGCAAGACCTACAGTACAAGGTGAGACCAAAACTGAAAACTGCAGATGGATTAGATCATGAAGAAGCACAAGatgacagtgaaaagtgttgtgttgctgtgtttccatcagggGAAGAACAAAATCATCCCATGCTTCAACCCCAACACACTATTACCTGGTGAGAAGAAATGAGTTTTAAATGCATGATGAACATGAAGACTGTGCTTGTTGTGTTGACGTCTACCCAAACTTCAATTTCCCCAGACCCGTTACTGAGAGACTACTGGGTGTATGAAGGATCTCTGACAACTCCGCCCTGCAGTGAACATGTGACCTGGATTCTTTACCGCTACCCTCTCACCATCTCACAGCTGCAggtaatacatatatatatatacatatatatatatatatacatgtatatagtATATCATGTTACTCTAGTTATCTGATAAACTGCTTcctgtatttaaaatacacCCACCAGCCACTTCTTCTGGGATTATGTGAACCTAAAGCCTGGTTTCTACTAAGTGGTAAAGTGCAGTTTAACTAACCACAGTGTGGTTTGGAATGGTGCACCAAGATCTAGCTTGCGTTTCCACCCTGGGGCGTGTGggccaatccaatccaaatagTATTAAAGcaaaattttttatttaaaaaacataaaacacaaacagagcacacctgagacaaaaactcacGATATAGACAGAACAACTCAGTCTGATTcgaaggccaaagagaaaatatgtgtttttaaggcagacttaaaaacaggaagtgatgaggtCTGTCTAATGTGTAGTAGCAAACCATTCCACAATTTGGGAGCTTCTGCCGTGAAGGCCCGATCCCCACAGAGCTTCAGCACTGGTTCTGGGACAACCAAGATCTTGGGGACCATGAAGGAGTTTACAGCTGAAGTAATGCCGGGAGCAGACTACACAAATTCAGGCCAATTTTCAAGTGATTTGGTCGTGACTGACACATTTCCAGTGTTGGACCGGATTATGAATGTCATGAACGTGTAGTGGCACataaatgaagaggaagagggatgctgctgctgctgtcaggtgGAATAGTGACCCTGAAGAATGTTCCATTGAGCTTTGGAAACAGTTCTCCTACCTCTTTGACATCTCCTCCAGGGACTACCAATGCCCACCTCTCCGATAATCATCAAACTCATGCAGTGTCATGAAAGATAATTAGTCATGTTCGTACTTGTGGTGTTGCCAGTCCTCACAACAAGACACGGCAAGAATCTGTGCCATGGTGACCATCGAGAAAGGATTGCCAAGGAGTGTACAGCTTGAAGAAGCAGGGAAGAAAGCAGAGGATGCTGCGCAGTTTTGACGCTGCGTTCACATTAGCTGTGCTTGGAGCCACGAACGTATTTCTGCTCACACTGATGTTCAGTGTAGTCAGAAATGGTTTCTCGGGTCGGATAACAATCCGTCCTCGGGTGTATTTACACTTGTGCTCAGGTGGTCAGGCGTTATCCGATTgcaatccgatcacagaaaatacattttaatgccaggtgttaAGGGGCCAATAATAACTTCATGGCATGTTCATGCCtgtcagttcttttttttttaaatatagccTGTCAGTTCTTGTTAATAGTCGTGCAGCAGAATTCTGAACAAGCTGGAGGCGAGCGATGGAAGCCTGGCTAACCCCAACATAAACATGCCAGAGGCCAGACGGCGATAGCGGAGTCAGCTAACATGGCATGACAGCATACCTGCCGAACACAGTGTATCTCGCCATCAAATTCCAGCTCCACCCTCAACTACAGTGCTTGGTAACGCAACAGATGGGTGAAAACTAGGATGGTGTGGATAGATTATGATGGTTCCCTACCCATTGTCAAAAGAATTGTGTAACATACTGCACTGACTGATGTGCTGTAcgctatatgtatatatatatatatgtatgtatatgtatataaagtgGCCCTAGTCTTTCGGTTTTCTGGGTGAAACCAATAGCGAGTGTATAGCCACTCTTCTGGTTGCTAAACGAACTCAGTTTGACTCAGTAAACTCCTTTTCCTGAGGCGTTAATAGTGTCATTCGCTCGTTAcaggttttcttcaatagaGCATAATATCAGTTTTATTGACTGTGGGGATTGACTGCTGGTATCGTCGAGCAGAAGGCTGGTTGCAGCTCATGTCTGTGAATTTCTGATCGCTAAACCCCCAACATGGTCCCAGGGTGACATCAAGACCAGTTGCCACTTGGTCAAGAGATGGTCTTCTGAACCATTGGCATCATGAGGGCGTTCTCCCTGAGAACTCCCCGTCAGtggacactttctttttttgatgagATGTTAAAACCAcgtttcttcctcattctgaggTGTGATTGGCAGATTAGCTGTTTGTGTTAACAGCTAATGAATTGACCAGTGAGTTTAGATCACGCCGCACTCGGCTGCTCTGGCCCGTGGCTTCCTGGCATTcactgcaaacaggaagtgtttaCACCCACTGCCAATCAATGAGTGTGTCACATCACCTTCATCATAGGTTCTAACTATAAATCCACCTTTGGCTCTTTGTAAAGGGCGATGAATGTGATCCTCTGACATTTATGTCCCTGACCTGTTTGAATTGCTAAcagggggaaaataaaaaaggtccTTCCTGTCTCCTCATGCCTCAGGCCACGTCCACACACTAAGTTGACTTAACCAATGGCTTTAAACAATGGAGATaactttaaacattaaaacattaaatttaATATGAAAGATCAAACGTTCAACACTAGACTTGTCCCCTGGTCGTGTGGttgaatgtttgatttaaattaaactgtgtACCACCAATAAAACCTCTCCTAAGCTGGGGGCTTAAACAGGAGTTATAAACTGCAAAAATGTGCATAgcacttaaagggatagttcaggctTTTTgtagtgtggttgtatgaggaaCTCACTGCGTTTATAAGCTACAAGAAATCCAATCTCTTGACATTGGACCGACACACTCAGATAATGTGAATCCTGGCAGGTACATATTTTTTGGACTAAAGAGACtgagtttattttctgtttgcCTGAAGAATTGAGAATATGTTTAGGTTAATGAGTGGTAGATGAAAGCAGAAGACTCTCTGAACTCcgaacaaaataattgtaagtatctgtTTGTCAAAGCGCAAACGCAAACGAGTCGGAGCAACCAAACGTCCGATCACTGCAggcaaaaagtgtattttcaaacaaataaaatacaatatttttgaatgattaaatagatattatttacaatttgtgtattttgattttgtggttcattcttgtttacatgtatgtttatgttatgGAAAAGTGGAGTAAAAGTGTAGCTTCTCATAGATCCTTCTTTAGGTTCGTGTGGGATTGGCAGAGAGCTTAGAGAGTGGGAGTGGGGACAATGCTCTCcaatatttagttttaatgaaatAGTACCGGTCTAATACCATATCTTCTACATAGCCCCTTTAACAAGAGGATTATGTAATAAAACACCTGCTAAAGTCTATGATTTCTTTTCCCTACACTGTTGATTTGACTGAAGGTTGAAACGTTGTGCTCTTCTCCCGACTGGTTTTGCCAGATGGTGAAACACGTGTGGATTGTCCAatcacatgtacacatgtacacatgtacacatgtacacatgtacttCTTTCACCACAGAGGTGATGATGTTTTAGCCAGCTTTTATCTTTCGATTAGTCAGTTTATgagcaaaataataaaaacacaagtatgACCAAGGAAGTAGTGATTACATTTTGGAAGTTTTtgacacaaaatgaacacacGCTCATTCAttagacacagaaaaaaacaaaaaaaacaaatacaatctcTGAAAAATATGGTGTGAGGAAACTCTGAGTAACCTCACCAACCTTGACATGGGATTCTCAAGATTGTTcgcaacataaaaacactgctacTGTGTGTttactactttatatcactgcttaaaatgtgatataaaatgaatcaacaacaTATAAGAAGACAGgctgtccatataaggagttgagTATCATTCCCACGGCATATTACCATGAAAAGTAACTGTACAGAAGGAGACGGGGAATGTGAGCTTAAAATGATACCACAATATTCTACCACGATACTGCAATCACAGCATTTCCATAGTGTCCATCACAGACGGACAATATATCaccttaaatgtttttatgaacacTGCTGTATATcagctgtatatatatatatatatataggtgtTGGTCCAGCTTTAAAACAGGTTCTGCTTTTTCTATAATGCCAACCTTAAACATTCGGCTAGTACTGAGAGCTAAATAACCtagagtgtgtgagtgcacacacaATGTGTTGTGCTTGCAGGCATAGCACAACAGTTGCTATGCCTGCAAGGGTTCACCTGGACAGTGACCTGTGTGACAGGGTACAGGAtctgttattgtgtttgttttagccGATTAAACCAACACCACAgcatagaataataataataataataatgataataataataataataataatgataataataataataataataataataataataataataataataataataataatactaataataataataataataataataatgataatattataaaaatgttcTCAACAATCTGCTATGATTTTTGATGTAAAAGAACTAAAATCACCTGAAATAAAAGTTAAGAATAGTGATGTCATATAATTCCCAAACTTGTtgtgtcatattttgttttacctCCTGAGGGTTTAACAGCCTGAGGAAACCCTAAAAGAGAAGAACAAATATTTGAAGTCACGTTGAGTTCTTGCATCGCCAAAGGCCAAAAGTGATCGTGTAGGCAACCGTGTTTTCTTTATATGCTCGAGGAACCCTTTTATACAGGGACCCACTTATTTTAAAGGGTAACATTACAGCACAGTAACAATGTGGTAATAGTACTGTAGATGTTTTCATATAAGGAggagataatattacagtaaaaccatgttttttaaaagtattaTCCAGGTAAAGATTTAGTAAAACCTCACTGATACGCTTTGTTTCCCGTCactgcagagaaagagacaacTTGAGGTGACCTGTGAGGACGTCGTGGGCCGGATAAaacaagtaataataatgattttaaattataattaaaatctTCCCACTTCTATCTCGGCAGATTGAAGAGTTCCGGAGGCTGCGCTCCCACGTTAAAGGTGCTGAGCTGCTAGAAGGCAATGATGGGATGTTGGGAGACAACTTCCGCCCCACACAGCCACTCAATGACCGGACGGTTCGTGCTGCCTTCCAGTGACTCTCATGaatcatttctaaaaaaaatggGACTTAACGATATAAGTATAGAAGGTAACAGCAGTGCTACGTCTCCTGTTTTACTAACTTATTGCTGGTACATATTCACACTGTTCTGCACCAATAAAACATTGAATAACGTGATATTATACAACAATGcgttaaatatgtgtgtatatagaaTGTATTTGTGAACGTGCCTTGTACTGTAAAGCATCTATAAACGCTGTCAATTTCCCACATGCCTTTAAAGAAGTAGTCGTTGATTTTGTTGCTTAAACAGCTTTAGGTAAAGACATGGATTGGATTTACCTCCATTTGGGTTATTTTACCCCCACCTGAACATGATACGTCCCCTCTTCCCTCACCCTTTGAGTTCTACTTCATTGCTGCTTTGCTTGTCTTTGTTCTGTAGTTATCTGCCTACAGCAGAGCAGGTTGTGGACATTAGCTCCATCGGTGTTTGGACTGGAAACAGGCATCTGCGTCTGCGACAAACTTAAAAACGCTTATAAAAATCTATGTTCCCACACAACTTTGATGCATTTCAATACTATAACTGAATTGCTGTTGGGGACACTTTAATTAGGTGCATCTAAAAGAGTTCATATGATGGCAAAGGATGTAGCATATCTGAACTATTACTCTGTATTTGGATTAAAATGAGCAATAATAAAGCAATGTCCTCTCTGCTCAGACGGACACTAAGCAACCTGTTTAAAttggatgtactgtatattatttcaTAGAATTGAACGTGTTTAAATTGAGcgttgaaaatgtgtttttccataaATGGAGTTATGcaaacaattgtttttgtttcaaaaaaGCAGACTTTATAACAGAAAAACTGTTCTCCCAGAAAAAcatccaacaaaaaaaatgttatctATGACAAAACTAATTCTAACAACTTTTGTTGCATCTGAAATTTCAAATCAGCTGTGGTCTCGATCTTCATTTAAAATCCTCTATGGCTGAGACGAGACCTTCAGTGATCTTGAGAAGTACCACACCAGGTTTAGGCACACAAATAACCTGGTCCTCAAACTGTACGATGAACTTCTAGTCTCCACAAAAATCACCAAGACGTCTCCTGATGTGTCAACCTGGTCTGGAATTATACTTTACTGTGACGTTCTTGTGAAGAACATGGATATTTATgtgataaacaaacataatctgTTCTGGAAATGACAATGAGAGAAGAAGAGTTGGGTGATAATTCACCTGACTTCACGACTTCACAGGCAGCCGTTTACTGTAATTAGTTGGTGACATGAAAACGCTGAACAAACAGCGTATTATTTTAGTGCCTATTGAGGAAAAGCTTAAGATAAATATTTatacaacaacacaattatATCTCTTCTTATCATCAAACAccgctctctgtgtctcagataGTTCAGCACATTTCTTCtcaagggacaaaaaaaaaaggttttcccTGAGGTATTTTGATTCTCTGAAACCTCAGGATAATGGATCAAGTCCTGGAAGAAATAACCTAGTTCATTTGTTAATCTGGGACcggcctatatatatatacagtatatatatatacatatacatggaGGGTTGCTTGATTTAGCTCAGCGGCATGAGGACAGGACATTCTGAGCTAAAAAGAGACAATGAGggtaaagaaaagacaaatgagaCAGTCAAAATCTCGCCATTGAGCAAATGAGGGCATGTGGGGGGAGAACTAAAGGTGCTATATgcaagaaatgtattatattaagacataaCATGACCATGCTAtatcatcagagattaaggaaaatGATTAGATTAATGCAGGTTGTGACCAACACGTTTCCAGTTTCTGACCCGTTTATGAAGTTGAACGGGCGTGAAGGTTAACAAATTTAAAGAACGGAGATTTGGGGTCTGGGATGCTCCGTGTCGCCACCGGGATCACAAAGTTACTCTGACGTGGTGTGACATGAAGGGAGCTCGTTcttatatttaatcattttttaaaagccaaaCACAGGTAACTCAGTTTTTAatcaagtaaataataatgaataatgattCAAATGTACACATCCCACCAATATATCATCAAGTTCTTCTGAAATATTGATTATATTTTAAGGTGCTCAGaggggttgaggtcaggtcaggttcttccacaccaaactcaaaatCAAACCAtatctttatagtccttgctttagGCACAGttatgttggaatagaaaataGCCTTCCTCAAACTGTAGCCACACATTTGGAAGCATAGCAATGTCTTTGTATGCTGAAGTGTTCATATTGTCCTTCATtggcctgattgaaacacctgataTCAATACTTAATGGGTGTGGTCCAgcacttttgtccatatagtgaaTATCACACTCAAATGTTTGTGGTGTGTTAACATTTACAAAACCGGACGAGCATAAACCTGCAAACTGACTGAGTATTTGTTTCTTCAAACCGTCAGTCGCTCTGTTCCCCAACATTAGACCATCTCAAACAGGTGGAGCAAACAGAGCGTGAAGAGCCATGCACCAAGAACAGACCCTTGCGGCACACCCTTGGGATTGAGGGGAAGAAGTGTgttgggaggagagagagacagcgagagagggagagacagacagtgggTGGTTGATACTGAGGAAGGTAATGGTGACCCATGAACGAAAATGGAGGAGCAAAAGAAAGAGGAAGGCCACAGTGAACAGAGGACTATTGTTTACGGTGTAAACGGATCCTGAAATGGTCCCACCAACACAAACCCACCTGAGAAAGAGACTCACATtagaagagagaaagacaagtgAGAGGAGCTGGGGGAATACAGTTTTATTCTTAAAGGTCTAGAAATATTGCATTAAAGTGTTTATGCTTGAGGGCGGTGCATAAATAGTGGATGTAACTGAGTACAGTGTAAAAGATTATGTAACCGGAATGCCCCTCCTCCTGCTACAGAATTTTTGCTGTGCTGCAAGAACTAGTGGACATGACGGACACagtggactgatgaggagacaAATATTACATGAACAATGAACAGAATTAGCAATAAAACGGCACCACTGCTATGGGCGCTCATTATTATTCACAATATCAGGTTGCACCTTAAACTTTGGCGCCATCTACTGCGATATACCAGGTACTTCAGTTATCTAACTCCCAATATTTGTTTTGCGGTACTTGatggaaaaacacatacatgtgtatttCCTGTAACTGAATCTTTAAAAGTCTGGTTAAAATttgttatacatttaaatagaaACCTAGCGAGACTCAACTAAACTTAACCCAttttatgaccatcatgattaTCAATTTATTTTGATGTGATGATTAATGAGTGAGCGCTTCTGCCCCTTTTCTAAGATAACTTttacttccaatatctggcagttatttaacTGTTTATAATTATAGTACGGAGAAGCTgatgaatctcgtctgtgattggacggttgtcctgagggctaccgtaatgacaagtatatgggcaccAAGCCtatatttctctgctttctggtacacatccatccatcttctatcgctttatcctccacatgagggtcgtgtgtcaatctcagctgattaGACggatcacaaacggtctaggagttacggtaatgagaagcaTGCAGAGGATGTGAAATATATCGGGAACTCtgtgtaaaaagagaaaaagagtgtTTCAGAGAAGAGGTTGGAGAGCAGATGAGACGACGGACTCACTGGAAACTGGAGATTCTTCAGTCTTGAGGAGGGAGAATGAGAAAAAGACTGAGGTGTGAAAACCTTTTGAATGGTGTCTGCAACTTAGGCCTTGAGGGCAAGTAAATGTATAATTTGTCAGGGCGTCAGCAGTGACTCATGTGGAGTCTCTGACTCAGCTGAGGGAGACTAAAATCTTTCCTTAAAGCATTTTAGCATTGAAAGGATGGTGATAACTGGGCGTCTATGACTATTCTCTCTTATTATTTTTGAACACAAATGACCTGGgagccaatgagcatctagtctgcaGAGGTAAAAGCGTCCGTTGATTTATAGTTTGcgataaaacaaacacatttaggcTCCAAAATTAATTTCTGCATAACAAAAACTGAATCACTGAGTAAATGATAACAAGCTTATACATAATTTAATGTTGcatgtaatatatttaataatgtgataaatataataaaatgcattactattaaataaatattgctaACAAAAAttatatctacacacacatatatattccattttttataaatgaagaCAGATGTTTCGATGagaacattttcacaataaagcaCAACACAGGTGGGAATAATTTGCAGTTGCAAAATCTGACATGGTGATCAAATCATGAATCTTCATGCTTTAAGGAGTGAATTTGGCAACTGTAAAACTACGTTcagttttatatacagtctacaGTTctggaccaggtttttgtcccCGCGAGGATGACTGGTCCTGTAAGAGTCAGTGTTTGTACGCGGTCCTAGAGAGGCAACTAAAACAAGAACTTATACACACACgagtaaaaaaacagattatataaaacaataacTAACTATGAATGCATTAAATCATTAAGACACCTGCCGACACTGAGGGTTAATCTGCTGCTGACAAAGTCTCACAAGCAACATTTGCATCTTTTCTTCTACATGTGGACAAACACGTCAATGCATTGATTATTTTCCTGGAATTATTTGACATTAGAGTAATATGAAATAGCGCTTGCATAATCCCTTGAATAAACACAGAGGAtttgaatgcaacacacacacacgcacacacacacactctttacaACAACTGCAACTTAGGGCTTGTTCAAATATTTGAATCCAAACTGTTGGATTCATGGAGGTGTGGTTGTTTGGTGCTCCCTGTGTGTCACCGACACACAAACAGGTCTCATGACGGTTTATTGATCACATTCTCACGTACAGTGTGTTGATAATATAGCGAGAGGCACCCTGAGGGTGTGATACCTTTCTGTCAAACTATCTGTTCTGCAAATTCTTTGATTCA
This genomic interval carries:
- the LOC122781578 gene encoding carbonic anhydrase-related protein-like, giving the protein MKSQQNTFELSDGSKRWINNSSRVPRVEWGLHFPAANGEYQSPINLNSREAQYDSSLLDVGLSPNYVVCRDCEVINDGHTVRIVLKSKSVVTGGPLPSDHEFELHEVRFHWGKENQRGSEHTVNFKAFPMELHLIHWNSTLFNTLEDALGKRNGVLIIALFVQIGKEHLGLKAITEVLQDLQYKGKNKIIPCFNPNTLLPDPLLRDYWVYEGSLTTPPCSEHVTWILYRYPLTISQLQIEEFRRLRSHVKGAELLEGNDGMLGDNFRPTQPLNDRTVRAAFQ